A stretch of the Rhizomicrobium sp. genome encodes the following:
- a CDS encoding transposase, with translation MLTGRWDELALAVMPGAELQSLARARRAIVRSRKLGQAQQLLRLAWLYGPGGMSLRTAAGWASGSGLAELSDVAVLKALRRMADWMEALVGTALASRLEQAIPCERPIVLIDATSVAQPGGTTADWVLHCRYRTDVGFTGFELTDQHAGEHLSRHRLNAGELAIADRGYARGSGLAYALDCGADYLIRTGWRSLAWRDADGSRLNLLGRLEHLKPGEIADLRVQVAVKERTLTTRLIVLARDEEATAKAERNVRLKAQKNCRPGDKRSMTAARYLMVVTSLDAEHYPAQKILALYRMRWQIELAFKRLKSLLRFDRLPAKDKDLARTWLNSHLLLALVLDKLTQQALDSPPCADRNARAAALYLARPAFAQNRSPRHRHGRH, from the coding sequence TTGCTGACCGGTCGCTGGGACGAGCTTGCTTTGGCGGTTATGCCCGGCGCGGAGCTTCAATCGCTGGCACGGGCGCGCCGTGCGATCGTGCGCAGCCGCAAGCTGGGCCAAGCCCAGCAATTGCTGCGCCTGGCTTGGCTGTACGGCCCCGGCGGAATGTCGTTGCGCACGGCGGCGGGCTGGGCGAGCGGCAGCGGACTTGCGGAGCTGTCCGATGTCGCCGTGCTCAAGGCTTTGCGCCGCATGGCCGATTGGATGGAGGCGCTGGTCGGCACGGCGTTGGCATCGCGGCTGGAGCAGGCGATCCCCTGCGAGCGTCCGATCGTGCTGATCGATGCCACCAGCGTGGCGCAACCGGGCGGGACGACGGCGGACTGGGTCCTGCACTGCCGCTATCGCACCGATGTCGGCTTCACGGGCTTCGAACTGACCGATCAGCATGCCGGCGAGCACCTGTCGCGTCATCGGCTCAATGCCGGAGAACTGGCAATCGCCGACCGCGGCTATGCGCGCGGTTCGGGGCTCGCTTATGCCCTGGACTGCGGTGCCGACTACCTGATCCGCACGGGCTGGCGCTCGCTGGCCTGGCGCGACGCGGACGGCAGCCGCTTGAACCTGCTCGGCCGTCTGGAACATCTCAAGCCCGGCGAGATAGCCGATCTGCGCGTGCAGGTCGCGGTCAAGGAACGGACGCTGACGACGCGGCTGATTGTGCTGGCGCGCGACGAAGAGGCCACGGCAAAGGCCGAGCGCAACGTAAGGCTCAAGGCCCAGAAGAACTGCCGCCCGGGAGACAAGCGCAGCATGACGGCGGCGCGCTATCTGATGGTCGTCACCTCGCTCGATGCCGAGCACTACCCCGCGCAAAAGATCCTGGCGTTGTACCGGATGCGTTGGCAGATCGAGTTGGCGTTCAAGCGCCTGAAGTCGCTGCTGCGCTTCGACCGCCTCCCGGCCAAGGACAAGGATTTGGCGCGAACCTGGCTCAACAGTCATCTGCTGCTCGCTCTGGTTCTCGACAAACTGACCCAGCAAGCGCTGGACTCTCCCCCCTGTGCGGATCGCAACGCGCGGGCGGCGGCACTCTATCTGGCGCGTCCAGCATTTGCTCAAAACCGCTCTCCTCGTCATCGTCATGGACGGCATTGA
- a CDS encoding ParB/RepB/Spo0J family partition protein, which yields MELRHIPLEQLHISSLNMRHEKKAPDVSDILPSIRARGILQPLLVRPNREGFEIVAGRRRYFSAKAVEKERGSFDDIPCAVMQQGDDAAALEASLIENAARLDPTPMKQFETFYRLVKEGRTPEQIAITFGLTRRQVEQRLALANLHPKIRELYGDSEVGDETVEYLTMATKAQQKEWLEAHEDGVAFYGRDFKHVLLGEEAIDTGAALFPIGDYKGGIKTDLFGEDSYFSDAKTFWELQRAAIEQRRQAYLESGWQEVIVLPDGDHFQQWEHERLPKTRGGKVFVTVSKYGRVEFFEGWISRAHLERAKKQEAKAKADKPDPANRPQMTQAMENYLELHRHAAVRLALLVDPAKAFRLLVAHAIASSGNWSVRLEAQRSHSNAIKGSIESSAAQQQFEKERRKAYDLLDLPETVTGDERTALCFVKLLGMKDAQVMRLASVIMADTLAVGSFPVETAGAVLEVDARPHWQADDCFLDMIRDKATLSAMIAEVAGKDVAKANAGGKAATLRQIIRDALAGRNGRKKAEGWLPGWMAFPFAAYGKGSSGLAEASATAKKLLRKL from the coding sequence ATGGAACTAAGACACATACCCCTTGAGCAGTTGCATATCTCATCCCTCAACATGCGCCATGAGAAGAAGGCCCCGGATGTTTCCGACATCCTGCCAAGCATCCGCGCGCGGGGCATCCTGCAGCCGCTTCTCGTCCGCCCGAACCGGGAAGGATTTGAGATCGTTGCCGGGCGGCGGCGCTACTTCTCGGCCAAGGCCGTCGAGAAGGAGCGCGGGTCGTTCGACGATATCCCCTGCGCCGTGATGCAGCAGGGCGACGACGCGGCGGCGCTCGAAGCGTCCCTTATCGAGAATGCCGCCCGGCTCGACCCCACGCCCATGAAGCAGTTCGAGACCTTCTATCGCCTCGTGAAGGAGGGAAGGACGCCGGAGCAGATCGCCATCACCTTCGGCCTCACGAGACGTCAGGTGGAGCAACGCCTGGCGCTCGCCAATCTCCATCCCAAAATCCGCGAGCTCTATGGCGACAGCGAGGTCGGTGACGAGACTGTCGAGTATCTGACGATGGCTACGAAAGCGCAGCAGAAAGAATGGCTGGAGGCGCACGAGGATGGAGTGGCGTTCTATGGCCGCGACTTCAAGCACGTTCTGTTGGGCGAGGAAGCCATCGATACCGGGGCGGCGCTCTTTCCCATCGGGGACTACAAGGGCGGGATCAAGACCGATCTGTTTGGCGAGGACAGCTACTTCTCGGATGCCAAAACCTTCTGGGAACTGCAACGCGCCGCCATCGAACAGCGCAGGCAGGCCTACCTCGAAAGCGGCTGGCAGGAGGTGATCGTGCTGCCGGACGGCGACCACTTCCAGCAGTGGGAGCATGAGCGGCTTCCGAAGACCCGAGGCGGCAAGGTCTTTGTCACCGTCTCCAAATATGGCCGGGTCGAGTTCTTCGAAGGCTGGATCAGCCGCGCCCACCTTGAGCGGGCGAAAAAGCAGGAAGCAAAGGCGAAAGCCGATAAGCCCGATCCCGCAAACCGTCCGCAGATGACGCAGGCGATGGAGAACTACCTTGAGCTTCATCGGCACGCCGCCGTGCGGCTTGCCCTGCTTGTCGATCCCGCGAAGGCGTTTCGCCTTCTCGTCGCCCACGCCATCGCATCGAGCGGCAACTGGTCCGTGCGTTTGGAAGCGCAGCGTTCGCACTCGAACGCGATCAAGGGCAGCATCGAGAGCAGCGCGGCGCAGCAGCAGTTCGAGAAGGAACGCCGGAAGGCCTACGATCTTCTCGACCTGCCGGAGACCGTCACGGGCGACGAGCGCACCGCGCTCTGCTTCGTGAAGCTGCTCGGCATGAAGGACGCGCAGGTCATGCGCCTCGCGTCCGTCATCATGGCCGATACGCTCGCGGTGGGTTCCTTCCCGGTCGAGACAGCAGGTGCCGTGCTGGAGGTCGATGCCCGTCCGCACTGGCAGGCCGACGACTGCTTCCTCGACATGATCCGCGACAAGGCAACGTTGAGCGCCATGATCGCAGAAGTCGCGGGCAAAGACGTGGCCAAGGCGAATGCGGGCGGGAAGGCCGCAACGCTCCGCCAGATCATCCGCGACGCGCTTGCGGGCCGAAACGGACGCAAGAAGGCAGAAGGCTGGTTGCCCGGCTGGATGGCATTCCCGTTCGCCGCCTACGGCAAGGGCTCGTCGGGTCTCGCGGAGGCATCGGCTACCGCGAAGAAGCTTCTCCGCAAACTGTAG
- a CDS encoding helix-turn-helix domain-containing protein — MLIRTPADLGAVIRDRRKHLALDQATLAKRIGVSRRWVIGIERGRARAELGLVLRALDALDINLQADMTTRKPGRSPVPGVDLDAIITSAKKSKR; from the coding sequence ATGCTCATAAGAACTCCGGCCGATCTTGGCGCGGTCATTCGGGACCGCAGGAAGCATCTTGCCCTCGACCAGGCGACGCTTGCCAAACGGATTGGCGTCAGCCGCCGATGGGTGATCGGAATTGAGCGAGGACGCGCGCGCGCCGAGCTCGGTCTCGTCCTGCGCGCGCTCGACGCCCTGGACATAAACCTTCAGGCAGACATGACAACCCGGAAGCCCGGCCGTTCGCCCGTGCCTGGCGTCGATCTCGATGCGATCATCACTTCCGCGAAGAAGAGCAAGCGGTGA
- a CDS encoding type IV secretory system conjugative DNA transfer family protein — protein MPGPYPARQASKGLSVLGSSAPDAINLGRIVRLDGDVPEFGGKMRYGGQLHTLVFGPNGSGKSTRLLLPNLLELEDRSIVVVDPKGELAAVSAPYRRTLGEVVIINPFGILAGRPGYEDLKSDGFNPMVALDPTAPSFNADAALLAEALIKVESSDPHWDGSARSLLAAIIMYVCIEARRTGNIPVFSDVRELLCMASEEPNERNGYRGRGIPELAREMMQSSVAGLRNKAGQFNDWTNEIRSIASAAKRQTEPFDDDEIASDLARGTFDFREMKKRPVTVYIVLPPEMIERHSKWIRLVLTSALRGVMRAREKGEPRTLFMIDEFAALGHLQIIETVWALVRGYGIQIMPVLQDLNQLKALYKERWETFIGMSGAVVSFGARDLTTAKWMSERAGDMTDTAENRSKSSSVSENGTSTSESLSWQQIKVPFLVPQKFFAVRNGFMFMWLAGMSETISAYAPYYGEVIKLEKRARENPYKHASG, from the coding sequence ATGCCCGGTCCGTACCCCGCGAGACAAGCGTCAAAAGGGTTATCCGTTCTCGGTTCCTCCGCTCCCGATGCCATCAATCTGGGACGCATCGTAAGGCTCGACGGTGACGTGCCCGAATTTGGAGGCAAGATGCGCTACGGCGGGCAACTGCATACCCTGGTGTTCGGCCCCAACGGTTCGGGCAAGAGCACGAGACTGTTGCTTCCCAATCTCCTCGAACTCGAAGATCGAAGCATCGTCGTGGTCGATCCGAAAGGAGAGCTTGCCGCCGTCTCGGCTCCCTACCGGCGAACGCTTGGCGAGGTCGTCATCATAAATCCGTTCGGCATTCTTGCCGGCAGACCGGGTTACGAAGACCTCAAGAGCGATGGGTTCAATCCGATGGTGGCGCTCGATCCGACGGCACCTTCCTTCAATGCGGATGCCGCATTGCTCGCGGAAGCTCTGATCAAGGTCGAGAGCAGCGATCCCCACTGGGACGGATCGGCACGCAGCCTTCTTGCCGCGATCATCATGTATGTCTGCATCGAAGCGCGCCGCACGGGAAACATTCCGGTCTTCTCCGACGTGCGCGAACTCCTCTGTATGGCAAGCGAAGAACCGAACGAGCGGAACGGTTATCGCGGGCGTGGCATTCCCGAACTTGCCCGCGAAATGATGCAATCGTCTGTTGCCGGCTTGCGCAACAAGGCGGGGCAATTCAACGATTGGACGAACGAAATCCGCAGCATCGCCTCCGCCGCGAAGCGGCAGACGGAACCGTTCGACGATGACGAGATCGCATCCGACCTGGCGCGCGGCACGTTCGATTTCCGGGAAATGAAGAAAAGGCCCGTGACGGTCTATATCGTTCTTCCGCCCGAGATGATCGAGCGGCATTCCAAATGGATCAGGCTCGTCCTGACCTCGGCGCTCCGCGGCGTCATGCGCGCGCGGGAAAAAGGCGAACCGCGCACGCTCTTCATGATCGACGAGTTCGCGGCGCTGGGCCATTTGCAGATCATCGAGACCGTCTGGGCCCTGGTCCGAGGCTACGGCATCCAGATCATGCCGGTGCTGCAAGATCTCAACCAGCTGAAGGCACTTTACAAGGAACGCTGGGAAACGTTCATCGGCATGTCGGGAGCAGTCGTATCGTTCGGCGCGCGAGACTTAACAACGGCGAAATGGATGTCGGAGCGCGCGGGCGACATGACCGACACCGCGGAGAACCGCAGCAAGAGCTCAAGTGTGAGCGAAAACGGGACTTCGACCAGCGAAAGCCTCAGCTGGCAGCAGATCAAGGTGCCGTTCCTCGTGCCGCAGAAATTTTTCGCGGTCCGCAACGGGTTCATGTTCATGTGGCTTGCCGGGATGTCGGAGACCATCTCGGCCTACGCGCCTTATTACGGGGAAGTGATCAAGCTCGAAAAGAGGGCCAGGGAAAATCCCTATAAGCACGCGTCCGGCTGA
- a CDS encoding type IV toxin-antitoxin system AbiEi family antitoxin domain-containing protein: MPVNADLRARLTKLVPYGFLVTRRWLIAQGVERHGIDNLVKSRQLITLFSGVYTRPETKPTWQGVVCSLQRMGSSLTVGGLTALQLQGFSHYLPLSESVTVQLCGSDLLPAWVSKLGFKAKFLHRSDARLFGREKASSADRNKDSTVRLPWGDHTFALRVSAPERAVFELLEEVPEKISFEHADQLMQGLVNLSPRRLENLLRRTRSIKVKRLFFWFAERQRHAWFNKLRSEDFDLGSGKRVLAKGGKFDKKYGITVPEEMCR, encoded by the coding sequence ATGCCCGTGAACGCCGACCTGCGCGCGAGGCTCACCAAACTGGTGCCCTACGGGTTTCTGGTCACGCGCCGTTGGCTCATCGCTCAGGGTGTCGAGCGGCATGGCATCGATAACCTGGTGAAGAGTCGCCAGCTCATAACTTTGTTCTCCGGCGTCTACACGCGCCCCGAAACCAAGCCCACCTGGCAGGGCGTCGTCTGCTCGCTTCAGCGCATGGGAAGTTCGCTCACCGTCGGCGGCCTTACTGCGCTTCAGCTTCAGGGCTTCTCGCACTATCTGCCCCTCTCGGAATCCGTGACCGTCCAACTTTGCGGCAGCGATCTTCTGCCGGCATGGGTGAGCAAGTTGGGATTCAAGGCGAAGTTCTTGCATCGCAGCGACGCGCGACTGTTCGGACGGGAGAAAGCATCTTCGGCCGACCGCAATAAGGATTCCACCGTCCGACTCCCGTGGGGAGATCACACTTTTGCCTTGCGGGTATCAGCCCCCGAGCGGGCAGTATTTGAACTTCTCGAAGAGGTGCCGGAGAAAATCTCCTTCGAGCATGCCGACCAGTTGATGCAGGGATTGGTCAATCTATCGCCGCGCCGGCTGGAAAACCTTCTCCGCCGCACGCGGAGCATCAAGGTCAAGCGGCTGTTCTTCTGGTTTGCCGAACGTCAGCGCCATGCTTGGTTCAACAAGCTCCGCTCCGAAGATTTCGATCTCGGCAGCGGAAAGCGCGTCCTGGCAAAGGGCGGCAAGTTCGACAAGAAATACGGCATAACCGTTCCGGAGGAGATGTGCAGATAG
- a CDS encoding cold shock domain-containing protein, protein MDDALAKATALFAEVTDRVREIETEQDARLQLINRILVEVLGWDYADIKTEPHSPSGFTDYLLSATGQKRLVVEAKRIGTILVDTFNPRFASYKVGGKAIASAIDGVEQAAKYCFDHGVNCAVVTTGVAWIVFMPFPGAGVSFREGHAFVFPNFTAILDEFAAFFDLLSKSGAASRLYTLRFARAAGLSIAEFEPLVVANRNEDARLIAPSPLAADLDPVFREFFGAMSADNNLEMLIDCFVETRESRFADASLEKLVRTVTTSIEELGPATDNLLAKEILTAVESGTGEAIVIVGNAGAGKSTFMERFFASVLEPTLRSRCLVIKIDLKKWSGDIGALQGWLTLKAKATIEQLLYGATGPNYDALMGLYFSEYQRWSQGHFKPLYDSNKDAFKIKFGEFLHEQLDKNPYDYVLRMLSDVVHNRKLLPCLIFDNTDALASLKVQESVFQFSQAIRENIPFTFAIVPITDTSFWRLSKAGPFQSYKSKMFYLPVPSAKAVLEKRVAYLKRKVDESVDKKAYFLTRGIKLSVDNINAFAACVEEVFLQEDFAARRVSWLANNNVQTTLAITHRVIISPYFSIDDLVKAYIAGGAQMHVQLEHRKMMHALVLGNHNHFQPEENPYILNVFEISPHYPTSPLLLLSVLKVLIDRAGDEAGIGNYMSVDQVRQYFDSTGVTEAAINYGLSVLLARRLLQPYDASNETLETSDRIAITHAGRIHYDMALNDPIYLTDMAYATPARSTEFVDRLRGIRSEGKMGAGAWREVQKLFANYCVAEDTIFMRLPADELYNGQRQLRADLRGRWIDDTIAQGAKGDERTSRQPGYSQVPATIKWFNPAKGYGFVEAGLEEDAFLHGTILKLAEIDHVSEGDSITCDIAVGAQGRLQVIAVYSLQRSQGSTVQTSTAQQQVDGHVEFYNSHKGYGFIKADLLPEDVYVSARVLDQSGIKNLVQDQAVRVKIESGRLGKGYMATSVEII, encoded by the coding sequence ATGGATGACGCACTGGCAAAGGCGACCGCGTTGTTTGCCGAAGTCACTGACCGCGTCCGCGAGATTGAGACCGAGCAGGACGCACGTCTCCAACTCATCAATCGTATTTTGGTCGAGGTGCTGGGATGGGATTACGCCGACATCAAGACCGAACCTCATAGCCCTTCAGGATTCACTGATTACCTACTCAGCGCCACAGGCCAAAAGCGCCTTGTTGTGGAGGCCAAGCGCATAGGGACAATACTTGTCGATACCTTCAATCCGCGATTTGCCTCTTATAAGGTTGGCGGCAAGGCCATCGCCTCCGCAATCGACGGCGTCGAACAAGCAGCAAAATATTGTTTCGACCACGGCGTAAACTGTGCGGTCGTAACCACGGGAGTTGCATGGATTGTCTTTATGCCCTTCCCCGGTGCGGGCGTTTCATTCCGTGAAGGTCATGCCTTCGTTTTTCCAAACTTCACGGCCATCCTCGACGAGTTCGCAGCGTTCTTTGATTTGCTATCAAAGTCTGGCGCCGCAAGCCGACTCTATACGCTGCGTTTCGCTCGCGCGGCAGGTCTCTCTATTGCGGAATTTGAGCCGCTTGTTGTTGCGAACCGAAACGAAGACGCGCGTCTGATTGCTCCTAGTCCTCTCGCAGCAGATCTTGACCCGGTATTCCGAGAATTTTTCGGTGCGATGTCCGCCGATAACAATCTCGAAATGCTAATCGATTGCTTTGTGGAGACTCGGGAAAGCCGCTTCGCCGATGCCAGCCTTGAGAAACTTGTACGGACAGTAACCACCTCCATCGAGGAGCTGGGCCCCGCAACCGACAATCTTCTGGCTAAGGAAATTCTGACCGCCGTCGAAAGTGGCACTGGCGAAGCGATTGTCATCGTTGGAAATGCCGGCGCTGGCAAATCGACGTTCATGGAAAGATTTTTTGCTTCTGTGCTTGAGCCGACACTTCGCAGTAGGTGTTTAGTCATCAAAATCGATCTTAAAAAGTGGTCCGGCGACATAGGGGCGTTGCAGGGGTGGTTGACGCTCAAAGCAAAAGCCACGATTGAACAATTGCTCTATGGAGCGACTGGCCCCAACTACGACGCGCTGATGGGGCTATATTTCTCTGAATATCAACGATGGAGCCAGGGTCACTTCAAGCCGCTCTACGACTCTAACAAGGACGCCTTCAAGATTAAGTTCGGAGAGTTTTTGCACGAGCAGCTCGACAAAAATCCCTACGACTATGTTCTACGAATGCTCTCGGATGTAGTGCATAATCGCAAGCTGCTACCGTGCCTGATTTTTGACAATACCGACGCCCTAGCAAGTCTGAAAGTACAAGAGAGCGTATTTCAGTTCTCTCAGGCAATAAGAGAGAACATTCCATTCACGTTTGCGATCGTACCGATAACGGATACAAGTTTTTGGCGGCTTTCTAAAGCCGGCCCGTTCCAATCGTACAAGAGCAAAATGTTCTATTTGCCAGTGCCGTCCGCCAAGGCTGTGCTGGAAAAGAGAGTCGCTTACCTAAAACGAAAAGTCGACGAAAGCGTTGACAAGAAAGCATACTTTCTTACCCGCGGGATTAAACTCAGCGTCGACAACATCAACGCCTTCGCAGCATGTGTCGAGGAAGTATTTCTCCAAGAAGATTTTGCAGCACGTCGAGTTAGTTGGCTCGCGAATAACAACGTTCAGACGACGCTCGCCATCACGCACCGTGTTATAATCTCGCCATACTTTAGTATCGATGATCTGGTGAAGGCATATATTGCCGGCGGTGCGCAGATGCACGTGCAACTTGAGCACCGCAAAATGATGCACGCGTTGGTTCTCGGCAACCACAATCATTTTCAACCAGAAGAAAATCCATACATTTTGAATGTGTTCGAGATATCCCCGCATTACCCGACTAGTCCGCTGCTGCTTCTAAGCGTGCTGAAAGTGCTGATCGATCGCGCAGGCGACGAGGCAGGTATCGGTAACTACATGTCGGTTGACCAAGTGCGGCAATATTTTGATTCAACCGGCGTCACTGAGGCCGCTATAAATTACGGCTTGAGCGTCCTGTTAGCTCGCCGACTTTTGCAGCCATATGACGCATCGAATGAAACGTTGGAAACCTCAGACCGTATCGCGATTACCCATGCGGGCCGTATTCACTACGATATGGCACTGAATGATCCGATTTACCTGACCGATATGGCCTACGCCACGCCGGCCAGAAGTACCGAATTTGTCGATCGTCTGCGCGGGATTCGTAGCGAAGGTAAGATGGGGGCAGGTGCTTGGCGCGAAGTCCAGAAGTTGTTTGCTAATTATTGCGTCGCTGAAGACACGATTTTCATGCGACTGCCGGCAGACGAATTGTACAATGGGCAAAGACAGCTGAGAGCCGACCTTCGGGGACGGTGGATCGACGACACTATAGCGCAAGGCGCTAAGGGCGATGAACGCACATCTCGTCAACCCGGATACAGTCAAGTTCCGGCCACTATAAAGTGGTTCAATCCCGCTAAAGGATATGGCTTTGTCGAAGCGGGGTTGGAAGAAGATGCATTTCTCCACGGCACTATCTTAAAGCTCGCGGAAATCGATCACGTCAGCGAGGGAGACTCTATCACCTGTGACATTGCGGTAGGAGCTCAGGGCAGATTGCAGGTGATTGCGGTATACTCATTGCAGCGAAGCCAGGGCTCAACGGTGCAAACGTCTACAGCTCAGCAGCAAGTTGATGGACACGTCGAGTTCTACAATTCGCACAAAGGCTATGGCTTCATTAAGGCTGACCTACTCCCAGAAGACGTCTATGTCTCTGCGCGCGTCCTTGATCAGAGCGGCATAAAAAACCTGGTCCAAGATCAGGCGGTTCGCGTGAAGATTGAGTCCGGCCGATTGGGTAAGGGATACATGGCAACGTCAGTCGAGATCATATAG
- the mobC gene encoding plasmid mobilization relaxosome protein MobC, with product MTSGTEKRARSSHITIRLTEDERAAVNAAAEDAGLTPGSYVRQVVLGAPVPRQGKRRPTEKTELVRLLGEVGKIGSNLNQLAHRANSGDAVKAQEVETALAGLHKMRASLLKALGREP from the coding sequence ATGACCAGCGGCACTGAAAAACGCGCACGGAGCAGTCACATCACGATCCGGCTGACAGAGGACGAGCGCGCGGCTGTCAACGCGGCAGCGGAAGACGCGGGCCTCACGCCGGGAAGCTACGTCCGCCAGGTCGTGCTCGGGGCGCCTGTGCCCCGACAGGGCAAGCGCCGTCCGACCGAAAAGACAGAACTGGTCCGTCTCCTCGGCGAAGTCGGAAAGATCGGCAGCAATCTCAACCAACTCGCGCACCGGGCGAACAGCGGCGATGCCGTCAAAGCCCAGGAAGTTGAGACTGCCCTTGCCGGGTTGCATAAGATGAGGGCGTCGCTCCTCAAGGCACTCGGACGCGAGCCATGA
- a CDS encoding relaxase/mobilization nuclease domain-containing protein: MIIKGKSITGPQALGPYLGNAEKNERVEVLEVKGTLAQDLVGALIEMDAYAEGTKCEKPLYHGKINPEPPYRLTPEQRSEAIDALEKKLGLEGHARVVVLHEKLGREHIHVVWTRIDLENMRAVPDSHNYRKHEEVARDLERRFDHPHVQGAHAERDGAERPDRSPSRAEMRQEERTGIKGNEVRAEVTAAFRASGGAEAFKAALEAKGYILAQGDRRDFVIVDREGGVHSLARRIEGVKAAELREFMKPVDRGNLPKAEQAKEAQLDRQQGRLSLLDQAEWDNALDKNAIKKAKEQDDDRKRRTAEGRGARKKAKVGKSYARGEDYVTQSTAALKHHKRRQKNIDKEARPQRPQAAVSHYEKIKAGETPRAEQQISGNHLSLYERMKAKASGKEVTDRMGRALDRASANSLEGEHWTDRDPDRQPEAPGGGRTRSR; encoded by the coding sequence ATGATTATCAAGGGCAAGTCGATCACCGGGCCGCAGGCTCTTGGTCCCTATCTCGGGAACGCCGAAAAGAACGAGCGTGTCGAGGTCCTCGAAGTCAAAGGCACGCTTGCACAAGACCTTGTTGGCGCCCTCATCGAGATGGATGCCTACGCCGAGGGCACCAAATGCGAGAAGCCGCTGTACCACGGGAAAATCAATCCCGAACCGCCATATCGCCTGACGCCAGAGCAACGCAGCGAGGCAATCGACGCGTTGGAGAAGAAGCTGGGACTGGAAGGTCACGCCCGCGTCGTCGTCCTTCACGAAAAGCTGGGGCGCGAGCACATCCACGTCGTCTGGACGCGCATTGATCTCGAAAACATGCGGGCCGTCCCGGACAGCCATAACTACCGGAAACACGAGGAAGTCGCACGCGACCTGGAGCGGCGCTTCGATCATCCCCATGTGCAAGGCGCACATGCCGAACGCGACGGCGCCGAGCGGCCAGACCGCAGTCCTTCACGCGCGGAAATGCGGCAGGAAGAACGCACCGGCATCAAGGGCAACGAAGTCCGCGCCGAAGTGACAGCGGCGTTCCGAGCAAGCGGCGGCGCTGAGGCATTCAAGGCCGCACTCGAAGCCAAAGGCTACATACTCGCCCAGGGCGACCGGCGAGATTTTGTGATTGTCGATCGCGAAGGCGGCGTTCACAGCCTCGCGCGCCGGATCGAAGGGGTAAAGGCGGCAGAACTGCGCGAGTTCATGAAGCCGGTCGACCGGGGAAACCTGCCAAAAGCCGAGCAAGCGAAAGAGGCACAGTTAGACCGCCAACAGGGTCGGTTATCGCTACTCGATCAGGCCGAATGGGATAACGCGTTGGACAAAAACGCAATCAAGAAGGCGAAAGAGCAGGACGACGACCGGAAGCGTCGCACGGCGGAAGGCCGCGGAGCGCGGAAGAAGGCGAAGGTTGGAAAATCATATGCGCGGGGCGAAGATTATGTGACCCAGTCCACAGCGGCGCTCAAGCATCACAAGCGCCGACAGAAGAATATTGATAAGGAAGCGCGGCCGCAGAGACCGCAAGCCGCTGTTTCGCATTATGAAAAAATAAAGGCCGGCGAGACACCGCGTGCAGAGCAGCAGATATCCGGGAATCATTTGTCGCTCTATGAGCGCATGAAGGCGAAGGCATCCGGCAAAGAAGTCACCGACAGGATGGGCCGGGCGCTTGACCGCGCTTCGGCAAATTCCCTCGAAGGAGAGCACTGGACTGACCGAGATCCCGACCGGCAGCCGGAGGCTCCTGGTGGAGGCCGCACCCGGAGCCGATAA
- a CDS encoding site-specific integrase, producing MSDSLFDAYGARKYIVPREREAFVRTALQAETDFAAFCLTLAITGARISEVLALGCSGVDAGDEGIVFQTLKQRGKKRFRLVPAPAFLLRRLIALGANQSGDRLWAFQRTHAWSRVKAIMRTAGIGEQQCKPKALRHGFAVDAVLNGVPLNILQRWMGHARIETTAIYAAVLGEEERTLARRVWRSIEVAVTPPSSD from the coding sequence ATGTCGGATTCCCTTTTTGACGCTTACGGCGCACGCAAATACATCGTTCCCCGCGAAAGAGAGGCATTCGTTAGGACCGCTTTGCAAGCAGAGACCGATTTTGCAGCGTTTTGTCTGACACTCGCGATCACCGGCGCGCGCATCTCAGAGGTCTTGGCTCTTGGCTGTTCCGGAGTGGATGCCGGGGACGAAGGTATTGTTTTTCAGACTCTAAAACAGCGAGGGAAGAAGCGATTTCGCTTGGTGCCCGCTCCCGCCTTTCTCCTCCGACGGCTCATCGCACTTGGAGCTAACCAGAGCGGAGACCGTCTTTGGGCGTTTCAGCGGACCCACGCGTGGAGCCGGGTAAAAGCGATCATGCGCACGGCGGGTATTGGTGAACAGCAGTGTAAGCCAAAAGCACTTCGACATGGATTTGCTGTGGACGCGGTGCTTAACGGCGTCCCGCTAAATATCCTTCAGCGATGGATGGGCCACGCACGAATAGAGACTACGGCGATCTACGCTGCCGTCCTCGGTGAAGAGGAAAGAACACTCGCCCGTCGGGTATGGCGTTCAATTGAAGTTGCAGTAACGCCACCTTCGTCTGATTGA